One Miscanthus floridulus cultivar M001 chromosome 11, ASM1932011v1, whole genome shotgun sequence DNA window includes the following coding sequences:
- the LOC136494700 gene encoding probably inactive receptor-like protein kinase At2g46850 isoform X1, which translates to MPRVHDRPPIPMTPLPLRRLHLHILLVLLAASAAQAAADPSGCGGGDRCGDLVLPYPFHLNSSCVSAGANSSLFHLSCNASATLTLALGSATFRVLAFLPSGSLLLDYAPASPSPCDAAYAAFSRPTSPAAALDAAPFLTITPANVLRLFACEDSSLCRAGCDDVATCGGKSGCCYPLSDGSVWKPGNGLGVFADYGCRGFSSWVKNRSAGAASGVVRGIEVEWAVPRGSAMAKCADGAALVNATALHDGVRCACAAGLVGDGFAQGTGCSKGTCKYKSVHGSTRAIDLPRLPISPQNTYAFVYTACSNGEHASDGRDCCQGRFCSKKAVVLAGFFVSLFFLAAAVSFWLFLRQPSKDSRWDLDPCIPKILRSVCDAKQFTYEQLEEATKKFDSEKAVDTVDGTVHDGVLDDGSLVAVQRIGYETQGKLRLVLDRIELLSEISHPNIARVVGFCLDSSNALLLVHEHFAGGTLEEHLRQMKCRVLSWYHRLNIAIELASALTYLQAHETAPTFLYDLRSSEIFLDTDFAAKIAGYKLTRPATYYSASYDQDVVCNFGHLLIELLTGLMQQIPLDSVAPKVREGRLHEVIDPTLLSGKLLPASHDEVRKVFELAVRCLSSAENGLCMLAVARELMHILRDNNGSSSKIEISLDETFSSSSLLQMISMSPETLHHHLP; encoded by the exons ATGCCGCGCGTCCACGACCGCCCGCCGATACCCATGACTCCTCTGCCGCtccgccgcctccacctccacaTCCTTCTCGTGCTCCTTGCAGCATCAGCCGCGCAGGCCGCCGCCGACCCCAGCGGCTGCGGCGGGGGCGACCGCTGCGGCGACCTCGTCCTCCCCTACCCTTTCCATCTCAACTCCTCCTGTGTCAGCGCCGGAGCCAACTCCTCCCTCTTCCACCTCTCCTGCAACGCCAGCGCCACCCTCACCCTCGCGCTCGGCTCCGCCACGTTCCGCGTCCTCGCCTTCCTCCCCTCAGGATCGCTCCTCCTCGACTACGCCCCTGCGTCGCCATCCCCATGCGACGCGGCCTACGCTGCCTTCTCACGACCGACCTCGCCGGCGGCAGCGCTCGACGCCGCGCCCTTCCTCACCATCACGCCGGCCAACGTGCTCCGCCTCTTCGCCTGCGAGGACTCCTCTCTCTGCCGCGCCGGCTGCGATGATGTCGCGACGTGTGGCGGCAAGTCTGGGTGCTGCTACCCGCTCTCGGACGGCAGCGTCTGGAAGCCTGGGAACGGGCTGGGCGTTTTCGCTGACTACGGGTGCCGGGGTTTCTCGAGCTGGGTCAAGAACCGGTCGGCAGGGGCGGCGAGTGGGGTTGTGAGGGGGATCGAGGTCGAGTGGGCCGTGCCGAGGGGCAGCGCCATGGCAAAATGCGCCGATGGCGCCGCGCTCGTGAATGCCACGGCACTGCACGACGGCGTGCGGTGCGCGTGCGCGGCGGGTCTCGTCGGGGACGGCTTCGCACAGGGCACAGGCTGCTCCAAAGGCACATGTAAGTACAAAAGTGTACACGGTTCTACTCGTGCGATCGATCTGCCACGTCTACCAATCAGTCCTCAAAACACGTATGCATTTGTGTACACAGCCTGCAGCAATGGTGAGCATGCAAGTGACGGCAGGGATTGTTGCCAGGGACGATTCTGCTCCAAGAAGGCAGTCGTCCTTGCTG GATTTTTCGTTTCGCTCTTCTTCCTGGCGGCGGCAGTCTCGTTCTGGCTGTTCCTGAGACAGCCTTCTAAGGACAGCCGGTGGGACCTCGACCCGTGCATCCCCAAGATCCTCCGGAGCGTGTGCGACGCGAAGCAGTTCACGTACGAGCAGCTGGAGGAAGCAACGAAGAAGTTCGACAGCGAGAAGGCCGTGGACACCGTCGACGGCACGGTGCACGACGGCGTGCTCGACGACGGCTCCCTGGTCGCGGTGCAGAGGATCGGCTACGAGACGCAGGGGAAGCTGAGGCTGGTCCTGGACCGGATCGAGCTCCTGTCCGAGATCTCTCACCCAAACATCGCCCGCGTCGTGGGCTTCTGCCTCGACTCCAGCAACGCGCTGCTGCTGGTGCACGAGCACTTCGCCGGGGGCACGCTGGAGGAGCACCTGCGCCAGATGAAGTGCCGCGTCCTCAGCTGGTACCACCGGCTcaacatcgccatcgagctcgccaGCGCCCTCACGTACCTGCAGGCGCACGAGACAGCCCCGACCTTCCTGTACGATCTCAGGTCCAGCGAGATCTTCCTGGACACCGACTTCGCCGCCAAGATCGCCGGCTACAAGCTCACGAGGCCGGCGACGTACTACTCCGCGTCGTATGACCAGGATGTCGTGTGCAACTTCGGCCACCTCCTGATCGAGCTACTGACGGGGCTGATGCAGCAGATCCCGCTCGACTCGGTCGCGCCCAAGGTGAGGGAAGGGAGGCTCCACGAGGTCATCGACCCGACGCTTCTGTCGGGAAAGCTGCTCCCGGCCTCGCACGATGAGgtgaggaaggtgttcgagctcGCCGTCCGGTGCCTGTCCAGCGCCGAGAACGGGCTGTGCATGCTCGCCGTCGCCAGAGAACTGATGCACATCCTGAGGGACAACAACGGGAGCAGCAGCAAGATCGAGATCTCCCTCGACGAGACGTTCTCTAGCTCCAGCCTGCTGCAGATGATCTCCATGTCGCCGGAAACCCTGCACCACCATCTTCCTTAG
- the LOC136494700 gene encoding probably inactive receptor-like protein kinase At2g46850 isoform X2, producing MPRVHDRPPIPMTPLPLRRLHLHILLVLLAASAAQAAADPSGCGGGDRCGDLVLPYPFHLNSSCVSAGANSSLFHLSCNASATLTLALGSATFRVLAFLPSGSLLLDYAPASPSPCDAAYAAFSRPTSPAAALDAAPFLTITPANVLRLFACEDSSLCRAGCDDVATCGGKSGCCYPLSDGSVWKPGNGLGVFADYGCRGFSSWVKNRSAGAASGVVRGIEVEWAVPRGSAMAKCADGAALVNATALHDGVRCACAAGLVGDGFAQGTGCSKGTSCSNGEHASDGRDCCQGRFCSKKAVVLAGFFVSLFFLAAAVSFWLFLRQPSKDSRWDLDPCIPKILRSVCDAKQFTYEQLEEATKKFDSEKAVDTVDGTVHDGVLDDGSLVAVQRIGYETQGKLRLVLDRIELLSEISHPNIARVVGFCLDSSNALLLVHEHFAGGTLEEHLRQMKCRVLSWYHRLNIAIELASALTYLQAHETAPTFLYDLRSSEIFLDTDFAAKIAGYKLTRPATYYSASYDQDVVCNFGHLLIELLTGLMQQIPLDSVAPKVREGRLHEVIDPTLLSGKLLPASHDEVRKVFELAVRCLSSAENGLCMLAVARELMHILRDNNGSSSKIEISLDETFSSSSLLQMISMSPETLHHHLP from the exons ATGCCGCGCGTCCACGACCGCCCGCCGATACCCATGACTCCTCTGCCGCtccgccgcctccacctccacaTCCTTCTCGTGCTCCTTGCAGCATCAGCCGCGCAGGCCGCCGCCGACCCCAGCGGCTGCGGCGGGGGCGACCGCTGCGGCGACCTCGTCCTCCCCTACCCTTTCCATCTCAACTCCTCCTGTGTCAGCGCCGGAGCCAACTCCTCCCTCTTCCACCTCTCCTGCAACGCCAGCGCCACCCTCACCCTCGCGCTCGGCTCCGCCACGTTCCGCGTCCTCGCCTTCCTCCCCTCAGGATCGCTCCTCCTCGACTACGCCCCTGCGTCGCCATCCCCATGCGACGCGGCCTACGCTGCCTTCTCACGACCGACCTCGCCGGCGGCAGCGCTCGACGCCGCGCCCTTCCTCACCATCACGCCGGCCAACGTGCTCCGCCTCTTCGCCTGCGAGGACTCCTCTCTCTGCCGCGCCGGCTGCGATGATGTCGCGACGTGTGGCGGCAAGTCTGGGTGCTGCTACCCGCTCTCGGACGGCAGCGTCTGGAAGCCTGGGAACGGGCTGGGCGTTTTCGCTGACTACGGGTGCCGGGGTTTCTCGAGCTGGGTCAAGAACCGGTCGGCAGGGGCGGCGAGTGGGGTTGTGAGGGGGATCGAGGTCGAGTGGGCCGTGCCGAGGGGCAGCGCCATGGCAAAATGCGCCGATGGCGCCGCGCTCGTGAATGCCACGGCACTGCACGACGGCGTGCGGTGCGCGTGCGCGGCGGGTCTCGTCGGGGACGGCTTCGCACAGGGCACAGGCTGCTCCAAAGGCACAT CCTGCAGCAATGGTGAGCATGCAAGTGACGGCAGGGATTGTTGCCAGGGACGATTCTGCTCCAAGAAGGCAGTCGTCCTTGCTG GATTTTTCGTTTCGCTCTTCTTCCTGGCGGCGGCAGTCTCGTTCTGGCTGTTCCTGAGACAGCCTTCTAAGGACAGCCGGTGGGACCTCGACCCGTGCATCCCCAAGATCCTCCGGAGCGTGTGCGACGCGAAGCAGTTCACGTACGAGCAGCTGGAGGAAGCAACGAAGAAGTTCGACAGCGAGAAGGCCGTGGACACCGTCGACGGCACGGTGCACGACGGCGTGCTCGACGACGGCTCCCTGGTCGCGGTGCAGAGGATCGGCTACGAGACGCAGGGGAAGCTGAGGCTGGTCCTGGACCGGATCGAGCTCCTGTCCGAGATCTCTCACCCAAACATCGCCCGCGTCGTGGGCTTCTGCCTCGACTCCAGCAACGCGCTGCTGCTGGTGCACGAGCACTTCGCCGGGGGCACGCTGGAGGAGCACCTGCGCCAGATGAAGTGCCGCGTCCTCAGCTGGTACCACCGGCTcaacatcgccatcgagctcgccaGCGCCCTCACGTACCTGCAGGCGCACGAGACAGCCCCGACCTTCCTGTACGATCTCAGGTCCAGCGAGATCTTCCTGGACACCGACTTCGCCGCCAAGATCGCCGGCTACAAGCTCACGAGGCCGGCGACGTACTACTCCGCGTCGTATGACCAGGATGTCGTGTGCAACTTCGGCCACCTCCTGATCGAGCTACTGACGGGGCTGATGCAGCAGATCCCGCTCGACTCGGTCGCGCCCAAGGTGAGGGAAGGGAGGCTCCACGAGGTCATCGACCCGACGCTTCTGTCGGGAAAGCTGCTCCCGGCCTCGCACGATGAGgtgaggaaggtgttcgagctcGCCGTCCGGTGCCTGTCCAGCGCCGAGAACGGGCTGTGCATGCTCGCCGTCGCCAGAGAACTGATGCACATCCTGAGGGACAACAACGGGAGCAGCAGCAAGATCGAGATCTCCCTCGACGAGACGTTCTCTAGCTCCAGCCTGCTGCAGATGATCTCCATGTCGCCGGAAACCCTGCACCACCATCTTCCTTAG